From Candidatus Zixiibacteriota bacterium, a single genomic window includes:
- a CDS encoding ethylbenzene dehydrogenase-related protein, translating into MDDKFHRYNLVTRLTHLVASVLLITLYATGLRLAWFSGSSPLFDAGSVLDRLLPTGQVYNWHMILGMLLLGCGLFYLVDLILSGQTGRLTALFTDRKRDYRKKLFYIFMFADTAVIIVSGIGLYMGTYQGAGGHTFMKGMHHYSMALLAMLMIVHFIDILLGKQTRWNSIFFGYLPKRPLSRRSTIAAGVIGLIFGLALWMLVSSPVTLVSTLIERQPVIDGWVTDRVWTECDPVRLQTAAGANFDAGVSEVTIKSFHNSNTVFFLIQWHDADRSFNRHLIKEESGWSVRVSEYPNLFGESVYFEDKLALSFHRTSGGCAATCHVGVRKKMGLHYTAGDTADLWQWRALSTNPIQRADDGWWTSDDNDSLGGRHLDNLASGGYFENLNTDWQQPYFLPTHPMVRHWIDPRLEHVTPYFGAEDSFSIGAQIPAVIVTQFKGDRGDVRAMGRWEDGVWTVELARPLRTGSSFDVDLRGETYMGVALFDNAAGKHAFHLRPVKLVVE; encoded by the coding sequence ATGGACGACAAGTTTCACCGCTACAACCTGGTCACACGCCTGACACATCTTGTTGCATCAGTACTTCTGATAACTCTCTATGCCACCGGGTTGAGGCTGGCCTGGTTCAGTGGATCAAGTCCTTTATTCGACGCAGGCAGTGTGCTTGACCGATTGTTGCCGACTGGGCAGGTGTACAATTGGCACATGATACTCGGTATGCTGCTTCTGGGCTGTGGGCTATTCTATCTCGTGGATCTCATACTGTCTGGTCAGACCGGTCGGTTGACAGCTTTGTTCACGGACAGAAAACGTGACTACCGCAAGAAACTGTTCTACATATTCATGTTTGCCGACACGGCGGTGATAATCGTATCCGGGATCGGTCTCTACATGGGGACATACCAAGGGGCGGGGGGGCACACTTTCATGAAGGGTATGCATCATTATAGCATGGCGCTCCTGGCCATGCTCATGATCGTGCATTTCATCGACATCCTGCTCGGCAAACAGACGCGCTGGAACTCAATCTTCTTTGGATACCTGCCCAAGCGGCCGCTGAGCCGACGTAGCACCATAGCGGCAGGTGTGATTGGTTTGATCTTCGGGTTGGCTTTGTGGATGTTGGTAAGCTCCCCGGTGACACTGGTATCCACGCTGATCGAGCGCCAGCCGGTTATCGATGGCTGGGTCACCGACAGAGTTTGGACGGAGTGCGATCCGGTGCGGCTGCAAACGGCGGCCGGGGCCAATTTCGACGCCGGCGTCTCCGAGGTGACTATCAAGAGTTTCCATAACAGCAACACTGTTTTCTTTCTAATCCAGTGGCATGATGCCGACCGTTCGTTCAACCGACACCTGATCAAGGAAGAGTCCGGATGGTCGGTACGGGTCTCGGAGTATCCCAACCTGTTTGGTGAGTCTGTCTACTTTGAGGATAAGCTGGCTCTGTCGTTCCATCGAACCTCGGGCGGTTGCGCCGCCACCTGCCATGTCGGTGTGCGCAAAAAGATGGGCCTGCACTACACCGCCGGCGACACGGCCGACCTGTGGCAGTGGCGCGCCCTGTCGACCAATCCTATCCAGCGGGCCGATGACGGTTGGTGGACGTCCGATGATAATGATTCACTGGGCGGACGACACCTGGACAATCTGGCTTCAGGCGGATACTTCGAGAATCTCAACACCGACTGGCAGCAACCGTATTTTCTTCCGACTCATCCGATGGTGCGTCACTGGATCGATCCACGGCTTGAACATGTGACACCTTATTTCGGTGCCGAGGACAGTTTCTCTATCGGCGCGCAAATTCCGGCCGTGATTGTAACGCAGTTCAAGGGCGACCGCGGCGATGTGCGCGCCATGGGTCGTTGGGAGGACGGTGTCTGGACAGTGGAGTTGGCACGCCCGCTCAGGACCGGATCGAGTTTCGATGTCGATCTGCGCGGCGAGACATATATGGGCGTTGCTCTGTTTGACAACGCCGCCG